In the Streptomyces sp. f51 genome, one interval contains:
- a CDS encoding LacI family DNA-binding transcriptional regulator, with the protein MSRQAPTLEDVARVAGVSRATVSRVINGVRNVDPGIQEVVRRAIERTGYAPNRAARSLVTRRSQTVALIVSGAGDTPGDEQNAFAARVFADPFFGRVVSGVVGYLRPRSMHPLLMFAESAETRSQVLADLRQGSADGALVVSTHADDPLPALLADAGVPAVLFARPSRPVRLSYVDLAHREGARLAAEHLLKRGCRRIVTVTGPLGVAASQDRLAGFRDTMARGGHPYVPVAEGGFTLDSGMAAMSGLLSEHPDVDGVFAANDLMAQGVCQLLRERGRAVPDDVAVVGFDDSSVAVTCRPPLTTVRQPVEEMAGAMAALLDEHIRGDRSEPTSLIFDPELVVRASA; encoded by the coding sequence ATGAGCAGACAGGCTCCCACGCTGGAGGATGTCGCGCGGGTGGCCGGAGTCTCCCGCGCGACCGTGTCCCGGGTCATCAACGGGGTCCGCAACGTCGACCCCGGGATCCAGGAGGTGGTGCGCCGGGCCATCGAGCGGACCGGATACGCGCCCAACCGGGCCGCCAGATCGCTGGTGACCCGGCGCAGCCAGACCGTGGCGCTGATCGTCTCCGGCGCGGGCGACACCCCGGGGGACGAGCAGAACGCCTTCGCCGCGCGGGTGTTCGCGGACCCGTTCTTCGGACGGGTCGTCAGCGGCGTGGTGGGGTACCTGCGTCCACGCTCGATGCACCCCCTGCTCATGTTCGCCGAATCGGCGGAGACCAGGAGCCAGGTGCTGGCCGACCTGCGGCAGGGCAGCGCCGACGGCGCCCTCGTCGTCTCCACCCACGCGGACGACCCGCTGCCCGCGCTGCTCGCCGACGCGGGCGTGCCCGCCGTCCTGTTCGCCCGGCCCTCCCGCCCCGTGCGCCTGAGCTACGTCGATCTCGCCCACCGCGAGGGGGCCCGGCTGGCGGCCGAACACCTCCTGAAGCGGGGGTGCCGGCGGATCGTCACGGTCACCGGGCCGCTCGGCGTGGCCGCGAGCCAGGACCGGCTCGCCGGGTTCCGCGACACGATGGCCCGGGGCGGACACCCGTACGTCCCGGTCGCGGAGGGCGGGTTCACGCTGGACAGCGGTATGGCCGCGATGTCGGGTCTGCTGTCCGAACACCCTGATGTGGACGGGGTGTTCGCCGCCAACGACCTGATGGCCCAGGGCGTGTGCCAACTGCTGCGGGAGCGGGGCAGGGCGGTACCGGACGACGTCGCGGTCGTCGGCTTCGACGACTCCAGCGTCGCGGTCACCTGCCGGCCTCCCCTGACCACCGTGCGCCAGCCGGTGGAGGAGATGGCGGGGGCGATGGCCGCCCTCCTCGACGAGCACATCAGGGGCGATCGCAGCGAACCCACGTCGCTGATCTTCGACCCGGAGCTGGTGGTCCGCGCGTCGGCCTAG
- a CDS encoding LysE family transporter, whose translation MTAALTAAVAGFGAGLSLIVAIGAQNAFVLRQGARRDAVLAVVGICALSDALLIALGVGGVGAVVVAWPAALTAVALVGGGFLIVYGVLAARRVLRPSALRAATGAPGSWRRAVLTCLALTWLNPHVYLDTVFLLGSLAADRGSLRWTFGLGAALASLCWFAALGFGARLLGRLLARPAAWRVLDGLVATTMIAMGATLIAGV comes from the coding sequence ATGACAGCAGCACTCACCGCGGCGGTCGCCGGATTCGGCGCCGGTCTCTCCCTCATCGTCGCCATCGGAGCGCAGAACGCCTTCGTCCTGCGCCAGGGAGCGCGCCGGGACGCGGTTCTCGCCGTGGTGGGCATCTGTGCCCTGTCCGACGCGCTGCTGATCGCGCTCGGGGTCGGCGGGGTCGGTGCGGTGGTGGTGGCCTGGCCCGCCGCGCTCACCGCGGTCGCGCTGGTCGGCGGCGGCTTCCTCATCGTGTACGGGGTCCTCGCCGCCCGGCGGGTGCTGAGGCCCTCGGCCCTGCGGGCGGCGACCGGGGCACCGGGTTCCTGGCGCCGGGCCGTCCTCACCTGCCTGGCCCTGACATGGCTCAACCCGCACGTCTACCTCGACACCGTGTTCCTGCTCGGCTCGCTGGCCGCCGACCGCGGATCCCTGCGCTGGACGTTCGGACTGGGCGCGGCGCTCGCCAGCCTGTGCTGGTTCGCGGCCCTCGGGTTCGGCGCACGGCTGCTCGGCCGCCTGCTGGCCCGTCCCGCGGCCTGGCGGGTGCTGGACGGCCTGGTCGCCACGACGATGATCGCGATGGGCGCCACCCTGATCGCCGGCGTCTGA
- a CDS encoding methyltransferase domain-containing protein: MVDTRPTSAFHAQNISADSTSRLVGALDAQDVNDGVQRLRSWAHAALAVRPGERALDIGAGTGSQTRRLAAAVGPRGRVLGIEPNPGLRAVAEQRGTEERSAARFADADALALPLPDATVDVVWCERVLQHLAEPEKAVFEIARVLRPGGRVALLDTDWATTILHPGDPDTIAALTTGALSAAADPYSGRKLVGRLTAAGLVVDDRGSQALLQDHKSVAWPLIRMLGDSALSRGLIIESQRDRLYEELTEAARQGGLHMSVTMFGAVAHRPE, encoded by the coding sequence ATGGTGGACACGCGGCCTACGTCGGCCTTCCACGCGCAGAACATCAGCGCGGACAGCACCTCCCGTCTGGTCGGCGCCCTGGATGCCCAGGACGTCAATGACGGTGTGCAGCGCCTGCGTTCATGGGCGCACGCGGCACTGGCCGTACGACCCGGCGAGCGGGCGCTCGACATCGGCGCGGGCACCGGATCGCAGACCCGGCGGCTCGCCGCCGCCGTGGGCCCCCGCGGCCGGGTGCTGGGCATCGAACCCAACCCCGGACTGCGCGCCGTGGCCGAACAGCGGGGGACCGAGGAACGCAGCGCCGCGCGCTTCGCCGACGCCGACGCCCTCGCCCTGCCGCTGCCCGACGCCACGGTCGACGTCGTGTGGTGCGAGCGGGTGCTCCAGCACCTCGCGGAGCCCGAGAAGGCCGTCTTCGAGATAGCGCGCGTGCTGCGCCCCGGTGGACGGGTCGCCCTCCTGGACACCGACTGGGCGACCACGATCCTGCACCCCGGCGACCCCGACACGATCGCCGCGCTCACCACCGGAGCGCTGTCCGCGGCAGCCGACCCCTACTCCGGACGCAAGCTGGTGGGACGGCTGACCGCCGCGGGACTGGTGGTCGACGACCGAGGCTCGCAGGCCCTGCTCCAGGACCACAAGTCGGTCGCCTGGCCGCTGATCCGCATGCTCGGCGACTCGGCGCTGAGCCGCGGACTCATCATCGAGTCGCAGCGCGACCGCCTGTACGAGGAGCTCACCGAAGCCGCGCGCCAGGGCGGTCTGCACATGTCCGTGACGATGTTCGGGGCCGTGGCGCACCGCCCGGAATGA
- a CDS encoding NUDIX domain-containing protein: MTAGIDTPDRRGRTGLDRTGLDLSGNPRVRIRDVRLLSCHWYVERSTTFDLLLADGTWSTQERETHDRGNGATLLLYDADRETVLLTRQFRYPVYVNGHPDGMLVETPGGLLDEDDEHPEDAVRREVIEETGHTVGDVEHVFDVYMSPGSVTERVSFYAASYGPSTRTHEGGGLDEEGEDIETFELPFREALSMIRTGEIADAKTIMLLQWAALEGPFAKA, encoded by the coding sequence ATGACCGCGGGCATCGACACCCCCGACCGCCGGGGCCGCACCGGGCTCGACCGGACGGGTCTCGATCTGAGCGGCAACCCCCGGGTCAGGATCCGCGACGTCAGGCTCCTGTCCTGTCACTGGTACGTGGAGCGGAGCACCACGTTCGACCTCCTGCTCGCCGACGGAACGTGGAGCACGCAGGAGCGCGAGACCCACGACCGCGGCAACGGAGCCACCCTCCTGCTGTACGACGCCGATCGTGAAACCGTGCTGCTGACCAGGCAGTTCCGGTATCCGGTGTATGTCAACGGCCACCCGGACGGGATGCTGGTCGAGACTCCGGGCGGCCTCCTCGACGAGGACGACGAACACCCCGAGGACGCCGTACGGCGCGAGGTCATCGAGGAGACCGGGCACACCGTCGGGGACGTCGAGCACGTCTTCGACGTCTACATGAGCCCGGGTTCGGTCACCGAACGGGTGAGCTTCTACGCGGCCTCCTACGGTCCGTCCACCCGTACCCACGAGGGCGGCGGACTCGACGAGGAGGGCGAGGACATCGAGACGTTCGAACTGCCTTTCCGCGAAGCCCTGTCGATGATCCGCACGGGGGAGATCGCCGACGCCAAGACCATCATGCTGTTGCAGTGGGCCGCGCTGGAGGGGCCGTTCGCCAAGGCGTGA
- a CDS encoding maleylpyruvate isomerase family mycothiol-dependent enzyme, protein MTDSLEFSALLRLIDERSAAFRSAVAAAPGVDVPVPSCPEWTLFDLVRHLGTGQRWWAAIVAAGPAEAPPAKDTAEVPRELDALLAWYTESNELLLSALREAGPDRACWTWWAAGVSPANARGVARRRVHEVLVHTYDAQLAAGAVQPMPADVAIDGVAEFLDTCNSTPAAWPHEAATVHYHATEGRSWLLTLDGTGAWPAPLTDDAAPASVSATGTAEQLLLFVWGRLTLSDLKTEGDQRVFERLIAWEPEE, encoded by the coding sequence GTGACAGACAGTCTTGAGTTTTCCGCCCTGCTGCGTCTGATCGACGAGCGGTCGGCCGCGTTCCGGAGTGCGGTCGCCGCCGCGCCCGGCGTCGACGTGCCGGTGCCGTCCTGCCCCGAGTGGACGTTGTTCGATCTGGTGCGGCACCTGGGTACGGGCCAGCGCTGGTGGGCCGCGATCGTCGCCGCGGGCCCCGCAGAGGCTCCGCCCGCCAAGGACACCGCGGAGGTGCCGCGCGAGCTCGACGCGCTGCTGGCCTGGTACACCGAGTCGAACGAGCTGCTGCTGAGCGCGCTCCGCGAGGCCGGCCCGGACCGCGCGTGCTGGACGTGGTGGGCCGCGGGCGTGTCACCGGCGAACGCCCGGGGCGTCGCCCGGCGCCGGGTGCACGAGGTGCTGGTGCACACCTACGACGCCCAGCTCGCCGCCGGCGCGGTGCAGCCGATGCCGGCGGACGTCGCGATCGACGGCGTGGCCGAGTTCCTCGACACCTGCAACTCCACCCCGGCGGCCTGGCCGCACGAGGCCGCCACCGTCCACTACCACGCCACCGAGGGCCGCTCCTGGCTCCTCACCCTGGACGGCACCGGCGCCTGGCCCGCACCCCTCACGGACGACGCCGCGCCCGCCTCCGTTTCGGCCACGGGCACGGCCGAGCAGCTGCTCCTCTTCGTCTGGGGCCGTCTCACGCTGAGCGACCTGAAGACCGAGGGCGACCAGCGGGTGTTCGAGCGGCTGATCGCCTGGGAGCCCGAGGAGTAG
- a CDS encoding MFS transporter, which translates to MYRATRMSVDTSQSSTDSGAATPDESAPAERPDRSGWRRWAMDTRPLRRPAYRRLWTSTAVTSVGSQLTAVAVPKQIYDITGSSAWVGYASLAGLLPLVVFALWGGAIADSVDRRKLLLLTNAGIAVTSLLFWAQAVSGLDSVLVLMVLLALQQAFFGLNSPARSASIARLVPADELPAANALGATVMQTGSVAGPMLAGALIPLIGLPELYMIDALALCVTLWAVLRLPALPPLTKAASQRAGLREVVAGFRYIALHKVLLLSFLADIIAMVFGMPRALFPQLAAETYAPYGEGLALGLLFAAIPIGAVVGGLMSGTFSRARRHGLMVIVSVAAWGAAIAGFGLSRSLWLAVAFLAVAGIADMVSMVFRGAILLSAATDEMRGRLQGVFTVVVVGGPRVADVLHGTAGSAFGAPAAVAGGGLLVIVAVLVLAFVTPALRRYTI; encoded by the coding sequence ATGTATCGAGCAACCAGGATGAGCGTGGACACGAGCCAGAGCAGTACGGACAGCGGCGCCGCGACGCCCGACGAGAGCGCGCCGGCCGAGCGGCCCGACCGCTCCGGATGGCGCCGCTGGGCCATGGACACCCGGCCGCTGCGCCGCCCCGCCTACCGCCGGCTGTGGACGTCGACCGCCGTCACCTCCGTGGGCAGCCAGCTCACCGCCGTCGCCGTGCCCAAGCAGATCTACGACATCACCGGCTCGTCGGCCTGGGTCGGCTACGCGAGCCTCGCCGGCCTGCTGCCGCTCGTGGTCTTCGCCCTGTGGGGCGGCGCGATCGCCGACAGCGTGGACCGCCGCAAGCTGCTCCTGCTCACCAACGCCGGCATAGCCGTGACCTCGCTGCTCTTCTGGGCCCAGGCCGTCTCCGGACTGGACTCGGTGCTCGTCCTGATGGTCCTGCTCGCCCTCCAGCAGGCGTTCTTCGGCCTCAACTCCCCGGCCCGCAGCGCGTCCATCGCCCGGCTCGTCCCCGCGGACGAACTGCCCGCCGCCAACGCGCTCGGCGCGACCGTGATGCAGACCGGCTCGGTGGCCGGACCCATGCTCGCCGGCGCGCTCATCCCCCTCATCGGGCTGCCCGAGCTCTACATGATCGACGCCCTCGCCCTGTGCGTCACGCTCTGGGCCGTCCTGCGGCTCCCCGCGCTGCCGCCCCTCACCAAAGCCGCCTCCCAGCGCGCCGGCCTGCGTGAAGTCGTGGCCGGTTTCCGCTACATCGCCCTGCACAAGGTGCTGCTGCTGTCCTTCCTCGCGGACATCATCGCCATGGTGTTCGGCATGCCGCGCGCCCTCTTCCCGCAGCTCGCCGCCGAGACGTACGCCCCGTACGGCGAAGGGCTCGCGCTGGGACTGCTGTTCGCGGCGATCCCCATCGGCGCGGTCGTGGGCGGACTGATGTCGGGCACCTTCTCCCGCGCCCGCAGACACGGGCTCATGGTCATCGTCTCCGTCGCGGCCTGGGGCGCGGCCATCGCCGGGTTCGGGCTCAGCCGCAGCCTGTGGCTCGCCGTGGCCTTCCTCGCCGTCGCCGGGATCGCCGACATGGTCTCCATGGTCTTCCGTGGCGCGATCCTGCTGTCCGCCGCCACCGACGAGATGCGCGGACGGCTCCAGGGCGTCTTCACGGTCGTCGTCGTGGGCGGTCCGCGGGTCGCCGACGTCCTTCACGGAACGGCCGGTTCGGCCTTCGGGGCACCCGCCGCGGTCGCCGGCGGAGGCCTGCTGGTGATCGTGGCGGTGCTTGTGCTCGCTTTTGTCACACCGGCCTTGAGGCGTTACACAATCTGA
- a CDS encoding SpoIIE family protein phosphatase: MTGSAEREGQALDSLTSLLSDAVTDAIRAARGFAGGVYLRSGTPGLLRLAVLAGLPGPLFRPWSRMHVDRPFPVADAHRLGVEVLLADPNETMRRYPQLAAGLPFQFGSLYVPVVGDSTAYGVLTVLRPPASDATEVLPDRDRMTAVAAELGAALARLDKDGLPVLWDADPLGTRPPVDGRSSRSVGGFTWDPGDGALVADDTLWALLGIPQEDFAGTPEAFADALAHDEPRLLLAALRETAAGRPPPHPLPVRTGSGGLRLLELWTAGETDVPPFRVSGALVDPGPGPAADGAADQLPEGVFAIDRIGLITYANPRAADLLGRPRADLLGRLLWDVAPWMDHPAYEDHLRSALLSTDPVHFRAHSPLGNNAATTPGQVTGTWLSFSVYPGPRGVTCKITPLGRASDATGNAPFDMEAARALRAEADEPETAVSGTAPQYRPIVLAIALTEAVTARQVSEVVMRELLPAFGSRRLAIYLLQDRRLYLAWETGFPQGFLAPFDGVGLDAKLPGVETLTSGRALFFESMEQLAAAYPGVALDATVGARAFLPLIASGRPVGSCILGFDRPRTFTTEERTVLTALAGLIAQSLERARRYDNEAALARGLQEALLPHRLSAHPLVETAGRYLPGTVGMDVGGDWYDVVEAGDGLALVIGDVQGHGVQAAATMGQLRSAVRAFALGDHSPDEVMSGTNRLLIDLDPGQFASCCYVRVDPLTGVAQAARAGHPQPLLRHPDGRTEVLDLPGGVVLGVDPHADYPVTDLVLEPGAVLALYTDGLVERPGTDIDEGVETLRSTLAEAGPPQHLTAGGPSLSRAADLLTAEARKANERPDDIALLLTTRRPPRGG, encoded by the coding sequence ATGACAGGGAGCGCCGAGCGTGAGGGCCAGGCGCTGGACAGCCTGACCTCCCTGCTCAGTGACGCGGTGACGGACGCGATCCGGGCCGCCCGCGGCTTCGCGGGGGGCGTGTATCTGCGCTCCGGCACGCCCGGCCTGCTGCGCCTGGCCGTCCTCGCGGGGCTGCCCGGCCCCCTGTTCCGGCCCTGGTCACGCATGCACGTGGACCGGCCCTTCCCGGTCGCGGACGCCCACCGGCTCGGCGTGGAGGTGCTGCTCGCCGATCCGAACGAGACGATGCGCCGCTATCCGCAGCTCGCGGCCGGGCTGCCGTTCCAGTTCGGATCCCTCTACGTTCCGGTCGTGGGCGACTCCACCGCGTACGGCGTCCTGACCGTGCTGCGCCCGCCCGCCTCGGACGCCACCGAGGTCCTGCCGGACCGCGACCGGATGACCGCGGTCGCCGCGGAGCTCGGAGCCGCCCTGGCCCGGCTCGACAAGGACGGGCTCCCGGTCCTGTGGGACGCCGACCCGCTCGGGACCCGGCCCCCGGTCGACGGCCGCTCCAGCCGGTCCGTCGGGGGCTTCACCTGGGATCCCGGCGACGGCGCGCTCGTCGCGGACGACACCCTGTGGGCGCTGCTCGGGATCCCCCAGGAGGATTTCGCCGGGACACCCGAGGCCTTCGCGGACGCACTGGCCCACGACGAACCCCGGCTGCTGCTGGCGGCCCTGCGCGAGACCGCCGCCGGCCGGCCCCCGCCCCACCCCCTGCCCGTACGGACCGGGAGCGGTGGGCTGCGGCTGCTCGAACTGTGGACCGCGGGAGAGACGGACGTGCCGCCGTTCCGCGTCAGCGGCGCCCTCGTCGACCCCGGACCGGGGCCGGCGGCGGACGGGGCGGCCGACCAGCTCCCGGAGGGCGTCTTCGCGATCGACCGGATCGGGCTGATCACCTACGCGAATCCGCGGGCCGCCGACCTGCTCGGCCGCCCGCGCGCCGACCTGCTGGGCCGGCTGCTGTGGGACGTGGCGCCCTGGATGGACCACCCCGCCTACGAGGACCATCTGCGCAGCGCCCTGCTCTCGACGGACCCGGTGCACTTCCGGGCCCACAGCCCGCTGGGCAACAACGCCGCGACGACTCCGGGACAGGTGACGGGCACCTGGCTGAGCTTCTCCGTCTATCCCGGGCCCCGCGGTGTGACCTGCAAGATCACTCCCCTGGGGCGGGCCTCGGACGCCACCGGGAACGCACCGTTCGACATGGAGGCGGCGCGGGCCCTACGGGCCGAGGCGGACGAGCCCGAGACGGCGGTCTCGGGCACGGCACCGCAGTACCGGCCCATCGTCCTCGCCATCGCGCTGACCGAGGCGGTGACCGCTCGGCAGGTGTCCGAGGTGGTGATGCGCGAACTGCTGCCCGCCTTCGGCAGCCGCCGCCTGGCCATCTATCTCCTCCAGGACCGCCGGCTCTATCTGGCCTGGGAGACCGGCTTCCCGCAGGGATTCCTGGCACCCTTCGACGGAGTCGGCCTGGACGCCAAGCTGCCCGGGGTCGAGACCCTCACCAGCGGACGGGCCCTGTTCTTCGAATCGATGGAGCAACTGGCCGCCGCCTATCCCGGCGTCGCCCTCGACGCCACCGTGGGGGCCCGCGCCTTCCTTCCGCTGATCGCCTCCGGGCGCCCGGTCGGCTCGTGCATCCTCGGGTTCGACCGGCCGCGGACCTTCACCACCGAGGAACGTACGGTCCTCACCGCGCTCGCCGGACTCATCGCGCAGTCCCTGGAGCGGGCGCGGCGCTACGACAACGAGGCGGCACTCGCCCGCGGGCTCCAGGAGGCGCTGCTGCCGCACCGGCTGTCGGCGCACCCCCTCGTCGAGACGGCGGGCCGCTATCTCCCGGGCACCGTCGGCATGGACGTGGGCGGCGACTGGTACGACGTCGTCGAGGCCGGCGACGGACTCGCGCTCGTCATCGGGGACGTACAGGGCCACGGCGTCCAGGCCGCCGCCACCATGGGTCAACTCCGGAGCGCCGTAAGGGCGTTCGCCCTCGGGGACCATTCACCGGACGAGGTGATGAGCGGCACCAACCGGCTCCTGATCGACCTCGACCCGGGCCAGTTCGCGAGCTGCTGCTACGTCCGGGTCGATCCGCTGACCGGGGTCGCGCAGGCCGCGCGGGCCGGCCATCCGCAGCCGCTGCTGCGGCATCCCGACGGCCGCACCGAGGTTCTCGACCTGCCCGGCGGTGTGGTGCTCGGCGTGGACCCGCACGCCGACTACCCCGTCACCGACCTGGTGCTGGAGCCCGGCGCGGTCCTGGCCCTCTACACGGACGGGCTGGTCGAGCGGCCGGGAACGGACATCGACGAGGGGGTCGAGACCCTTCGCTCGACCCTGGCCGAGGCGGGCCCCCCGCAGCATCTCACCGCGGGCGGTCCTTCCCTGTCCCGCGCCGCCGACCTGCTCACCGCCGAGGCCCGGAAGGCCAACGAGCGCCCCGACGACATCGCGCTGCTGCTCACCACCCGCAGGCCGCCGCGCGGGGGGTGA
- a CDS encoding universal stress protein, producing MTHPITVGVDGSPESRAALAWAGREAVRRDVSLRVVYAWHWPPHDMVGGGDREDQARWVHGMIEDATRTVTERHAGLPVTVDVIDSDGGDVVRALLDVAADTGTLVLGSSGYGAFVGFLLGSVGQRVIAEAPCPVVLVRSEDRPGDEAGGREIVVGHQGGPEDGTAGLRFAFETAAARGAAVRAVRAWSLPPVFAYSPGSLKMLDEAGGLEPYERKALVEALQPWRERFPEVPVTQHIEMGSAGQVLLSLSGRAQLMVVGRRADRSAVGARIGSVAHAVIHHAPCPVAVVPHD from the coding sequence ATGACCCACCCGATCACCGTGGGCGTGGACGGATCACCCGAGAGCAGGGCGGCGCTGGCCTGGGCGGGCCGGGAGGCCGTCCGCCGGGATGTGTCCCTGCGGGTGGTGTACGCCTGGCACTGGCCGCCGCACGACATGGTCGGCGGTGGCGACCGGGAGGACCAGGCGCGCTGGGTCCACGGCATGATCGAGGACGCGACGCGCACGGTCACCGAGCGGCACGCCGGCCTGCCGGTGACGGTCGACGTGATCGACTCCGACGGCGGCGACGTGGTGCGCGCCCTGCTGGACGTGGCGGCCGACACGGGGACCCTGGTCCTCGGGTCGAGCGGATACGGCGCGTTCGTCGGCTTCCTGCTCGGTTCCGTGGGGCAACGGGTGATCGCCGAGGCGCCCTGCCCGGTCGTGCTGGTGCGGTCGGAGGACCGGCCCGGGGACGAGGCGGGCGGCCGGGAGATCGTCGTGGGCCATCAGGGCGGGCCCGAGGACGGCACGGCAGGTCTGCGCTTCGCGTTCGAGACGGCGGCGGCCCGAGGTGCGGCCGTCCGGGCCGTACGGGCGTGGAGTCTGCCGCCGGTGTTCGCCTACAGCCCCGGTTCGCTCAAGATGCTGGACGAGGCCGGCGGCTTGGAGCCGTACGAGCGGAAGGCGCTCGTGGAGGCGCTCCAGCCGTGGCGCGAGCGTTTTCCCGAGGTCCCCGTCACCCAGCACATCGAGATGGGCAGCGCGGGCCAGGTACTGCTCTCCCTCTCCGGCCGGGCGCAGTTGATGGTCGTGGGCCGCAGGGCCGACCGGTCCGCCGTGGGCGCGCGGATCGGTTCGGTGGCCCACGCGGTGATCCATCACGCGCCCTGCCCGGTGGCGGTCGTCCCGCACGACTGA
- a CDS encoding LysR family transcriptional regulator ArgP yields MMAELPLDQVRTLLAVVDEGTFDAAATALHVTPAAVSQRVKALEQRTGRVLLTRTKPVRPTESGEIVVRFARRLARLERDAHAELGMSGTGEPTRLPIAVNADSLATWFLPALARVPGGLRLCFELRRGDEDHTAALLREGSVMAAVTSSPDPVAGCSVRALGRMRYLPVASPGCAEAWLGTATGTPLRELIGSAPVVAFDRDDDIQDDFVRSLAGGPGASALRHFVPTSEGFVDAVVAGMGWGMVPEVQAEPLLRAGRLVRLSPEPGVDVPLFWQQWKLDFPALAAVAEAVAAVAAERLRPAQAA; encoded by the coding sequence GTGATGGCGGAACTGCCCCTCGACCAGGTGCGCACCCTGCTCGCGGTGGTCGACGAGGGCACCTTCGACGCGGCGGCCACGGCCCTGCACGTGACGCCCGCGGCGGTGAGCCAGCGGGTCAAGGCACTCGAGCAGCGCACCGGCAGGGTCCTGCTGACGCGGACGAAACCGGTGCGCCCGACCGAGTCCGGCGAGATCGTGGTGCGTTTCGCGCGCCGCCTCGCCCGCCTGGAGCGCGACGCGCACGCCGAGCTCGGCATGTCCGGGACCGGCGAGCCCACCCGGCTGCCGATCGCGGTGAACGCCGACTCGCTGGCGACGTGGTTCCTGCCCGCGCTGGCCCGGGTGCCCGGCGGACTCCGGCTGTGCTTCGAACTGCGCCGCGGGGACGAGGACCACACCGCCGCCCTGCTGCGCGAGGGCTCGGTCATGGCGGCGGTCACCTCCTCGCCCGACCCGGTGGCCGGCTGCTCGGTGCGGGCCCTCGGGCGGATGCGCTATCTGCCCGTCGCGAGCCCCGGCTGCGCCGAGGCGTGGCTCGGCACCGCCACCGGCACGCCCCTGCGCGAGCTGATCGGCTCCGCCCCCGTGGTGGCCTTCGACCGCGACGACGACATCCAGGACGACTTCGTCCGCTCGCTCGCGGGCGGTCCCGGGGCGAGCGCGCTGCGCCATTTCGTCCCCACGTCGGAGGGGTTCGTCGACGCCGTCGTGGCCGGAATGGGCTGGGGCATGGTGCCCGAGGTCCAGGCGGAACCGCTGCTGCGCGCCGGACGGCTGGTCCGTCTCTCCCCGGAACCCGGTGTCGACGTCCCACTGTTCTGGCAGCAGTGGAAACTCGATTTCCCGGCCCTGGCCGCGGTGGCCGAGGCGGTGGCGGCCGTCGCCGCCGAACGGCTGCGGCCCGCTCAAGCCGCCTGA